The nucleotide sequence gctcaagatcacaggggtattaaatagcataatggacatgaacatatgatcttccacgaaataaaccatatagtaatcaactacaagatgtaatcaacactactagtcacccacacgtaccaatctgaggttccgatacaaagattgaacacaagagatgaactagggttttagaggagatggtgttgttgaagatgttgatgaagattggcctcccaaagatgagagggttgttggtgatgacgatggcttcgattaccccctctgggagggaagttcccccagtggaatcactctgccggagggcaaaagtgctcctgcccaagttccgcctcaagacggcgttgctctgtcccaaaagtcctctccttttgtttctaggtcaaaagaccttatgtagcagaagatgggcaccgggggtGGGCTggccacaacccatcagggcgcgcctagggggtctggcgcgccctggtgtcttgtggtcaccaggtggtccccctccagtagttattttctctagtatttttcatatattccaaaatagttctctgtaatttttcagctcgtttggagatgtgcagaataggtatctctggcatagcttttcaagtccagaattccagttgccagcactctctctctctttgtgtaacatattatgagagaaaaggcattagaattactccataaagcattattaagcataaaacattataaataacagtagaaaaacatgatgcaaaatggacgtatcactcggcAGGACAGCTTCAGCTCCGTACACCACGAAAAAGGGAGTGTGATTGGTAGACTGATTGGGGGTCATCCTCAGGCCCCATAGAATTGACGACAATTCAGTGACCCAGGCACTGGCTGCATGCTCCATATCATGCATGAGGCGTGGCTTTAACCCCTGAAGGATCAATCCATTCgctctctcagcttgtccattcgaccgTGGGTTAGCCACGGATGCATAGTCAACCCGGGTGCCTTGGGTGGCACAAAATGCTCTGAACTCTTCCGAGTCGAAGTTCGAGCAGTTGTCAGTAATGACGTTGTGGGGCACACCATATTTTAAGACTATCTCTTTCATAAAATTGATTGTCGTTCAGAGTCGAgcttcttgatgggtttagcctcaatccacttggtgaacttgtccactgcaacCAGCAAGTGAGTGAATCACTCGCCCGCGTTCCGAGGgatcccaccatgtcgagtccccaaactgtaaatggccagacgagtgggattGTCTTAAGAGCATATGCGGGCTTGTGTTATAAGTCTGCATAGAACTGACAACCGGTGCAATATTGGACTATCACTTGGGCGGCTTCGTCGGTGCGTGGTCAAAAGAAACCGACTCGGTAAGCTTTAACCATGATCGTCTGAGAGGATGTGTAGTGTCCACAAGTTCTCGAGTGAATCTCCTCTAAGATCAATCGACCTTCCTCCAGAGAGACGCAGTGATGAGTCACACCGGTGACACTCTTTCTGTACAACTGGTCGCCCATCATAGTAAAGGCCTTGGACCCGCATCTGGCGGGCCTCGACTTCATCCTCCGGAAGCTTCTATCTGAGAAAGTATGTGATGTACGGTACCGTCCAATTGGGCATGATTGACAGGATCTCCATGACCAGGTCGATAACTGCTGGGACCTTGATTTCAGTCAGATGAGAGGGACCGACTGCTTGCGGGGGCTCTTTGGTGAAGGGATCTTCTTTAACCATCGGGGAATGAAGGTGCTCCAGGAACACATTGCTGGGTATGGGTTTTCGAGTGGACCCGATCTTCGCCAGATCATCTGCTACTTGATTCTTGGCTcaggggatgtgatgaagctccagTCCCTCAAATTTCTTTTCTAACATTCTCACTGTATTGCAATATTCCGTCATAGCAGGGCTCCTGATGTCCCACTTCTTCATCACTTGATTCACAATGAGATCCAAGTCACCGTAGACCATCACACGTCGaatgccgagtgagatggccatacataGCCCATAAGGAGTGCTTCATACtcagcctcattgttggaggaatcgaagtggatTTGCAGAACATAACTGAGTTGATCGCCCTTCAGAGACACTAAAACTACTCCGGCTCctaaaccattcagcatcttggaacttTCAAAGAACATGGTCGAGTGTCCCAGGTGACTCTGAGTCGGTTGATGTTGTTCTGTCCATTCAGCCAGGAAATCAgctaatgcttgggacttgatcgcTTTTTTCGCCTCAAACTTGATGTCCAGGGGCAAGAGCTCGACAACCCACTTCACCACTCGATCAGTCGCACCCCGATTGTTCATGATCTCAGATAGCGGGGCATCGCTAACGACCGGCATGTTGTGCTCTTGGAAGTAATGGGCTACTTTCTTCGCAATAAGATAGATGTCATATACGagtttctgataatgaggatacctctgcttggacggagtcagaACTTTAGAGATGTAATAGactaggcgctgaactttgtaagctttgccctcttcttctcgctcgacgacgaggacAATGCAGAAACTtgaccagtggctgcaatgtacaaGAGCAACGACTCATTGCTGTCCGGAGCGACGAGAGCTGGCTAGGTGGAAAGCTGGGCTTTGAGCTCAACAAATATTGCTTGTAATTCAGTAGTCCACTTGAACgaatcagacttcttcatcaatcagtagaggggcagtgccttctcaccgaggcgagagatgaatcggctCAGAGCCGTGAGGCAACCCGTGAGCTTCTGTACATCATGAAGCCATTCTGGACGTTTCATTTGTACTCTTGCACTGATCTTCTCAGGATTGGCATCTATTGCTTGTTCGGAAATGAGGAATCCAAGTAACTTGCCGCCTGGCACTCTGAAAGTGCACTTTACTGGATTCCGCTTAATATCATACCTTTGCAGATTTGCGAAGGTCTCAGcgaggtcagccagtaggtcggaaccttttctggacttgaccactatgtcatccatgtatgcctcgaTGTTCCGACTGATCTGTGCATGTAAACACTTTTGGACCATGCGCATGAAAgtggcgccggcattcttgagaccgaatggcatggtgatatcgcagaagcacccgaatggggtgataaaagctATTTTTAGTTCATCTGGCCCATACAGTCGGATATGGTAgtacccagagtatgcatccagaaaagacattcgctcacaccccgcagtggAATCTATGATCTAATCTATACGAGGGAGCGGGACATGGACCTTGGGATAgacccgattgatgtgcttgaaatcaatgcacatccAGAGAGACTTATCTtttttaggaaccatgacgacattggtgaGCCACTCAGAGGGGTACACCTCATAGATGAACTTGGCTGCTACGAGCCGAGCAATTTCCTCGCTAATACTTTCCTCTTTTTTTAGACGAATGACGAAGACATTCCTTCATACGCTTGGCCTTTggatcgactcgcaaacggtgctcagccagtcccctgggtacacccggcatgtcggatggcttccatgcgaagatgtcccagttctcacggaggaactggatgagcacggcttcctatttgctgtcgagtgttgttgatatgtTAGTGGGTGCGGAGTTGGGTCCCTCTGGACGAATGTGCACTGGCTTCGTATCGCCAGCCGGCTGGAAAGCGGATTCCACAACAGGTTTCTTGGAGCGCAGCTGATCACACGGATCGGCATTTTTCTTGTACTCTTCTAATTCCACCATAGCCATTTGTTCATCTGCAATCTTGGACCCTTGCTGCAAACGCTCCTCTGCATGCTGCCTATTGCCGATGACTGTGATCACGCCTTTCAggccaggcatcttaagcttaaggtaCACATAACATGGGCGGTCCATGAAGCGCGTGTAAGTTGGCTAACCAAGGATGTCATGATAGGCGCTGTCAAAGTCAATCACTTCGAAAGTTAGCCTTTCTTTCCTGAAGTTCTTTTCATCTCCAAAGACCACGTCCAGAGCGATCTGCCCGAGTGACTTTTCTTTCTTGCCGAAGATCACTCCGTGAAACTGCATACTGCGCTCGCTGAGATGGGACATCGGGATGCCCGTTCCCTTCAGGGTCTTAGGTTAGAGTATGTCCAGACAACTTCCACCGTCAATGAGGACCTTACGCAACCGAGTGCCTCCCACAAAAGGATTGACCACCAGCGCCTGCCGCCCAGGGGTGGCAATGTAGGCTGGGTGGTCCAACTGATCAAAGGTAATCGAAGTCTTCGACCAGTTCAAAAATTTCGTTGTCGCCAGCATGGCCATGTTTACTTCACGGTTGATGATCTCCAGTCGAGTCTTGCTCTCAACATCCGCAAAGATCACCAGAGTCGCATTGAGACTATGATAAGCTTCATTTTTGTCTTCATCATCGACATCATCTGGAATTTTATCACTCGACTGGTTCTCCCGAAACTACTGTATCAGCAATCTGCACTGCCGAGTAGTATGCTTGGGCAATATCAGATTGCGATGTTCATCTTTTTTGGTATGAATGTGGCACAGCAAATCAAGGACATCCTGGCCCGACTGGTCTTTCTTGTTTCTCTTTATCACTTCTCTTTGTTCTTGGCTTGTCCGGCCAGAGCGGCGACTTTAGCCTGGGCCGATCCGtcagctttgcgcttctgcttccgactggggTTGTTGCTTCCAGGACTGGGCTCACTGGTATTTCCTTTATTGTTGCGGAgacggtcttcctcttcaccattcgCATACCGAGTGGCGATTTCCATCATTCGGTTCATGGTCAAGGGCTTCGACCGACCGAATTTTAGGATGAGCTCCCAATATCCGACTCGCTCCTTGAAGGCGCATACGACTTGGTGTTCAATGACGTTCTCAACCACATGATGCAGGGTTGTCCAATTCTGAATGTActccctcaaggtttcattcggtttctgcacacaatgtTGCATCTCAGTCAATCCGGCAGGGCGTTTGCACGTGCCCTCAAATGTTTTGATGAACACTCGAGCCAGATCCTCCCGTCAATAGATGCTAGTGGGAGTGAGCTGGTTGAGCCAGGCCTGGGTTGACCCCTCCAACATCAAAGGAAAATGTTTCATAGACACATAATTGTTGCCCCCTCCAATATGAATAGCCACTCAATCCTCTAACCACGTCTCTGGCTTGGATTCACCGATGAACTTACTCACTCCAGTCGTCAttctgaagttggggggaatctcTACGGCCCTGATTCCTCTACTGAAGCACTCGAGTCTAGAGACAAAGGCTCCACTTCCACTTGGACGATCTATGTCCATGTTTTCTCTATGAGCTCTGCCTCTGTTAACCAGGTTCTAAGTGAGAACAGATCTCGCGTTAAACCGTGTGTCGGGGAGGTCGAATGGTTCTCTCTAGCGATAACCATCACAGTGGAGGGGAGTTTGGCCCTCTGATCATTGTCGTAAGGACGCCTGTCGTCGTACAGCCAGGCCACGTACGAGCCATCCCGCGGAGTGGGCGTCGACATGCGGTGATGATCATCTTGATGCCGCAGAGGCATGTATCGATCGCGACCTTGCTCCAAGTACTGATCTCAATGATGGTCTCGGTCATCTCGCCACTGAGGTGAATGTCTATCTCTTCTTAGGGCCACCGGACTGTGGGCCGACTGGACGGTGTCCTCCCTGGCGGACCTGCTACGAATCCTATTGCGTGACTAGGACACAGTTGAATTCTACTCTTCATCCGCCTTGAGCAAGGCCCGGATCTACCGTAGGACCTCTCCTGCCTCGGATCGAGATAGCTGGATGGAATCTGCTATCCGAGTGACCGCCACCAAATTCCGAGTGGGAGTGCAGAATATCTGGTAGCTTCGCTGCGGGTCACTTGAGAATAGTTGTCGCTGTCAATGACTGGAACTGGGCTGATGTTGCCGGTGTGCTTGAGCTTCGAGTGTCTTTTGGAACTCCTCCAgatgagtgcgctcagccaagttggcttgGCGCGTGGCTTCCAAGGCCAGAGCCTCGGAGTCATCCCAATGATGGGCGTCCGGAGGGCCTGCTTGCTTCTGCGCTGCAACTCCTCCCTCTGTTGCCGAGTGAGAGGTTCGGGGTAGTACTCATCGGCGTGACGGTCTCCGCCGCTGTCTAGGTCGACATGCGATGGGCTGTTGACTCCCGCACTGCCACAGGCGTACCCAGGCGGACTGTGTTGGGAATCGTCCATCAGCACATCTGCAGTGGGATCGCTGCTCTCACACTCGGATATGTCTTCTGAGTCCTCATGCAAGGAGGCGAACAAATTGAGGACAGGCTCATCGGGCTTGATTGCCGCGATTTGCAGGGCCGCAACCTACAGGGCCACTTCGTGCTTGATCCACTGCTGAAGCCGCGAACATCCAGAATGCTTGCGGCGGTGGCTGGTGGAGTGAGGATGCGCCGACTGGTACGGTGCTAACGGTTGTCGAAGAAGAACGCTGAAAGTACTTGCGCGGAAGTGCGTTGCGCCATGAATGGGCAGCCCCTCGACATCCAGCGGGGCTTCCTGAAGCCACGTTGAATCATCGGCGACGAAGCTGAGGACGCCGAAACGGATCTCACCGCCAAGAGTCAGTCCGccaccggaaaccatgttgatgatgAGAAAATCGCAACTATGTCGGAAGCCGCTAGACGCCTGTCCCACGGTAGGCGCCAACTTCCATGGGTATAAGTTTGATAGTAGTGTGTAGGGCTACAGATTAGAGGGCAAAGCCTAGCTACGGCACAGTTGTTACACTCGGATTTACAAGTTCAgccccctcgcggtggaggtaatagccctacgtctcggtgctctgGAGCTGTTGATTGAGTGTATGATTTACAAGAGGTGTGAACCCTTGTTGTGGAGccaaggggtggcttatatagagtccgccaggtCCCCATGAATGTTGCCATAACTGAGGGTTAAAGAGAGGGTTTAAGGGCGCCAGTTAGTTACTGGTAACAGACATACTAATTACACTTGATGAGGGTGGACACATGTCCTAGCCGTTCCGATCTTGAGAGCCTCATGGTCTTCTCTGTCCAAGTGATGTCAGATACCCCGAGTGAAATAACCCGGTCGAGTGAAGGGTATCTATTTTGAGTGGTTGTTAGCTTCCGAGTGACCTTCGGGTTGTAGAACATCTGAACGTTGATCTGGCCCAAGGGCCCAGTAGACAGTGCGTGGTGTCTTAGGGTAGGGTCTctaggtcaggcctgttaccctatCCCTAGCATATGTCCTCGTCACTACCCATAACTACGGTCAGGTTTACTATGTTCTGATCTTTGTTGGCAATGTGGTCTAGCATCTCATCAACTTTGTCACTATCACATATCTCTTCCAAACCAGCTATTCCCAGCCCAGCATCCCTCACATAATACATGTAATCTTTAGGTCCATATCCTACTATCTCTATGAGTGCTAAAAGATTGAAAAAGGTGATGTTTGAAACACATATAGACCTTTCAATTTATCACTGTCATGAAAGTGGAGTCTAACTTCCCAAACATCACCAGCCAAGCTACAAAACAAATACACTACACATTTATTAAACAGTCCATAACAACTATTTAAAATTCTAATAATTAATTGCAGTACATAACTACTACAAACAGAAACAATGAACAATTTTAATGTACAGTGCATACCAACTACTAACCTTTAAAATTATACCTCTGATAATAACATTAAACACTAAGCATTAGACACTTTACCTCTGATAAAAACATAAAACAGTAACCATTTTAACTAGACCATCCATACCAAGTTATGAAAATTTTAATTAAACAGAACATTACTACTACAAACAAAAACAATGGACAATTTAAATATACAGTGCATACCAACTACTTGAATTAACTGAGTCAATAAGAAGCACTATAATTTGAATTATATTGTCTACTAATAAGGTTACACATTGTTCTTTAAATTATACAATCTAATTGATAGGGTAGGGCAATATCAATGTCCACTACTATCTAATTGACAGTGCAGAATCCCCAATTTGTATTACAACGCTAACCCTAACGCTAGAATCCCAAGTTTGGTTCAGAGCAGAATCCCAAATTTGGTTTAGAACCCTAACCCTAACGCTAGAATCGACAGTAAAGGAGGGGGAGAAAACTTACTCCACACCGCCGAGTGCAGATGGCCGCTGGTGGCTCCCCGTCGGAGTCGCCTGCACAACATGGGCGAGAGAGCATGCGGCACGGTACTCGAGCAACAGAGACAACGCTCTACTCTGCGGGGCCTGGATAGGGATAGAGCTCCTGTAGACCTCCTCCGGTGGCTTTGGATCTCTGCCGCCAAGCAACCCTCATGCGCCATGTCCGTCGGCGTCAGGGCTCGCTGTCACCATGgacgggacagagagagagagaggagggcgcggggaAAGGGGGGATGTTGAGATGGAGGGAAAAGGAAAACCCGAGCCGGTTAAGACCTAGCAGCGCCGCCAACATCGTCAGTTCGGCGCCATTATGCCACATCATCAaaagcgggacccacatgtcacaATCAAGGTTAAAATTCCCAAAGAGACGGGTCGGTGTTTTCAAAAAAATATCAAGCCCAAAATCAGTGCTTTATGGCAAAAATTCGTAGAACGATGTTTTCTGCAAACCTAGGCTTCAATGTGGTAATTTTCTGCAATGCACTCCTCAAGTAGGGTCGAAGTCAATACTACAACAGGAGTCCCCTTGAGCCCGAGTCATCGATGTGTGAGTAATTTCCAATAGGCACATAGGGTAGATGAGATCCATTATGTAATAGTtattagatttgttagggtttgatgctTAGTGTCATCTATCTTGTCATACTTATCGACGAATATTATTGCAATCCCCCACACTTGTGGGTTTATCAATCATATTTTTTGGAGCTAGATCAGGtgggttagagagagagagagagagaccggaTGGATGGATTTATCATGGGGTGTGTCGCAGGTTGGGGTCCTAGACGGGCATAAACGTGACTGCTTTCTCCCTCCTTCACTATTTTCTCTCACCATGCATGGATCTCGAGCCAAGCATTGTGTGGTATAGATAGGGCCAGCTGGGGTATTGGTTGTTAGCACATTTTATAGAGTTTGTCCAACTTAGACAAAGTTGATTCGGCACAAATTTACAACCTTAATTAATTTAGAATGAAGAGAGTAGAAACTATCAAGCAAATTCTGTATTTACACAGGTTAGTGTGTTGTGATCAAGTTGGCCTAGAGTACTAGCTGACACGACTACCGGGAGGTTTGTTATCAAATGGTGACTGGAGCACCGCTTCATGTTCAAGGTGAAAATTCTTGTTTTGGCCTTCATTGGTCGGCCACAACAACCACAAACTTGTGTCCATACCTTTTTTCTAACATCAATTTGTGccgttaccttgttgaaggagtTATCTCTTTGCAACATGGCAACGGCGGCATCAAAGCGTGTaccccttcttgaaggcattgaAGAAGTCGACCTAGTCCTAGGTATTAAAGTCATATCTTGTAATGGTTCTGCAGTACTTGTCTATGTTATGTACCCTGCTTGATGACTATTTTGGACTTGTTGCCTTGCATCAAATTCAATAGAAACGGACGTGTGCATCACAATGATGGAGGGGCAGGGATTTCAATTGCTTTTCGGAAAAATAAAATCCAAAGTGTAAATGTACAATGATCACGTAAATGGTCCATCTCTCTTTCTATATTGACTTACGTTATTGATGCAACATATAGGGATACATAATTAATTCATTGTCGGTGTGGTCGCATAGAAGATAAATAGTGTAGTAAAGAGCCAATCATAGCAGATCAAACTACTGGGACTTTACATTTGTGGTGTCCAATATAATTTGTGCCTTTTCTCCCTTAGCATGTTTAATTATGGCATAGCTATCTGAAGATTATGGCAGTGACTTGCAGCCAAGCCATCAAAGTTGTGCAACAGGGCGGAACCCATGCATAATTGCAGCAGACCACACTTTCTCCAGGTCCAGCACTGTGTCTCCGCACTCATCCTCGCTCCATCCCTCCAATGCATGAACAATTCcagcgacgcgccacgcgctcatGACCCTCCTTGGCAGCCAATTCTGAAAACAATCAAAGTTGGCAAATAGTGGATGATGTACTGAAGCTCTTCCAAAGTTATTTGCAGCTTAGCACGGCCATATTACCTCGCACGAGTGCACGTTTTGCATCGATTCAGGTACACCCATTGCAGGAGTCATCGCATAGGTGCAGCAGTCCTTGCGCTCCATCTTTGGCGGGAACTGTGAGAATGGGATGAACTTTGTTCCTCGCGGTGCCCTCAACTGCTCAGCAGCATCCAGACCTTCTCCAATGAGCCACACCTGGAAACATTGAGGCCAACTAGTGAATAGTGATGTGGTTTGTTAATTAGAGATTATGCTATTCTATATGGTGCAACCTATTCATCTCCTATAAGAACGGGCAAAATTCAGAAGCCCCTTGTTTTCAATTCTCCTTCTTACCTCTGCAGTGCTAGTTGTTGATAATACAAGATTGCCGGCTTCATTTTCAGGTATACAGGGCTTAAGGAGATGGTACTCTTGCTTGTTTGTCACTATGACCTGCCCAATACGATTGGCTTGTTACATTTTAGTACAAAAATCCATTTcaatttgtgtgtatgattgaattTGAATTGGGGCAGATGTGGCTAGGTGGTTCTTACTTTGACGTTTTTCTTGCAGAGTGCTGCAGCAACACTACGAGCGACCTTCGAAATCTTTCCGGCAAGGATAACTTGATTTGTGCCCTGGGGAATAGTATGGATGACCACTGCAGCAGCTAGGCTAGTGCCATCCACAAGTCTTACCCCCAACTTTGGGTATTTCTGCAGATAAAGTTCTCCACTTCCATTGAGGCTATGCGCCTGATGTTCAAGATATTGTTATCAGTTACAAGCTGTGCTACGATTTGAAATGCAGAAGATTTGAACAATGAAAGAAATCGCATACCTGATTCAGAAGTCCAAGGCTAACAACTTTAGCTCCTTTCTTACCAGCTTCAGATATTGCCTTCTCAATCAGGTCATTGATTGCCTCCTTCTCCTTGTTCAGTCCATACTGCAGAAACGAAAAGGTTACAAATTTGCCCAATCAATATATTTACCAGCTGTATTCTTGATTAAAATTCAAACATGATATATTCTTACATGGAAATTGTATCTTGGTATAGCCCATGACTGCATCCGGAGCTTCTTCATGGAATTCCTCTCAACTGTGAACCAAGAACCGTATGCCCACGTCAGTACCATGGACAGCCATGACACGGGCCACATGATCCGCAGTTGCCACATGGAAGTGTACGGCTTGGAGGCGTACTGGGCGAACCCGGTCCTTATATGGTAAATGGACTGCAGGCTGGTGAGATGCGTAAGGTGAACCACGTCTACTTCTTTCTCCTTGCCCTTGAGTGAGTTTTCATACAGCGTGTCCGTCGACTTGTCCATAGTGTTGTATATGTAGTCATAGAACGGCATGAAAAGAGAGTAGTTTGTCCGGAACTGAGTGTGGTGAAGAGAATGAAACCTAGAAGCAAGCAACAGTGCAGACTACACACTGAGAATCATGGCAACAAAAGCTCGATTTTACAGAGTAAAATCTACAATAACTGAACTTTGCCTTGCTTTATCTGCCTGTGTTTGAGAGTATGATAAAGGAGAGCTGTCTTCTTTGCACAAGTAGAGGGAACACTTACGATGGTGTGTACATGAGATACTTGAGAGGGGGGATCCATTCGAAGAGCCGATTAGGCACCAGTTCGAAGTTGCAGTGGCCCATGTTGTTCATGAAGTCAATGTAGATCACATAGATCTCGAACGTGATTATGGAGGCAGTTCCAGTCAGTGCGCAGGTGATCATTGGGACCGAGAACAGCAGTTGATAGGCCAGTAGCTCGGCAAAGGGATGGATGACGGCTGCATTCACATAACATGACGATGACTCGTTAGGTGTACTTGTTCAGAAAGAGAAGATCTTGTGAGTAAAAGGAGAGCAACTAGTAGCTCGATGCATTCAgagcatgcttggatacgttttagtcccatgagtaaaagtagtgggactaaaacttgctagtctcacccatgcttggatccaaatactaaagagactaaaatctagttattgagcatttattatcctccaaaccctccaatccaaaactaaggagaggaattaaatgaggagagagagagctaatacatattttagtaggtttcccatgactaaaagattttagcctcaagactagtcctagcctctctttagtcaggggtgcttggaactttagcctctaaaaaagactatttttagtcagactaaaaatagtcccttgatATATATCTCCAACTGTGTGAATTAATTGTCAGCGGATATGATTCTAACATGATTCTGTATAGCTAATTGATTGTGATTGATTGTACTCTTCCCCTTTCTCCACCGTAAGAAAATATGCCTGTTCTATTCGAAGTGTAGATGCATATTATGGAGCATGTTCACAAGAGCATGTAGAGCTCTGccagactcaacaaaataaaatgtaGAGCTCTGCCTCCACACTGAAGATACTAGCTAGTTGTAACTTATGTCATCAAATCAGAAAAAGGAAACTATGTCCTACATTCCTACCAGTATTAAGTTGTAACATATGCTACTTTACTAGCTTAAAGACTGATTGTTTGAACATTAACATGTGAATACAACTGGCACCTGACAGCATCCAGGTACGAAGTTTAAACATTTACCCATTAATTTTGCTGACAATAAAATGCATACTTTTGATACGGAAGCATTTTTAAC is from Triticum aestivum cultivar Chinese Spring chromosome 1B, IWGSC CS RefSeq v2.1, whole genome shotgun sequence and encodes:
- the LOC123120828 gene encoding very-long-chain aldehyde decarbonylase GL1-5, whose amino-acid sequence is MATNPGILSEWPWKRLGSFKYLVLAPWVAHGCHLAATEGWRELDLGYVAILPSMLLRALHDQAWITVSRLYNARGKRQIVDRGIEFDQVDRERNWDDQIILSAILLLLGAVYMPGGQNLPWWRTDGAVLLLLLHAGPVEFLYYWFHRALHHHFLYTRYHSHHHASIVTEPITSVIHPFAELLAYQLLFSVPMITCALTGTASIITFEIYVIYIDFMNNMGHCNFELVPNRLFEWIPPLKYLMYTPSFHSLHHTQFRTNYSLFMPFYDYIYNTMDKSTDTLYENSLKGKEKEVDVVHLTHLTSLQSIYHIRTGFAQYASKPYTSMWQLRIMWPVSWLSMVLTWAYGSWFTVERNSMKKLRMQSWAIPRYNFHYGLNKEKEAINDLIEKAISEAGKKGAKVVSLGLLNQAHSLNGSGELYLQKYPKLGVRLVDGTSLAAAVVIHTIPQGTNQVILAGKISKVARSVAAALCKKNVKVIVTNKQEYHLLKPCIPENEAGNLVLSTTSTAEVWLIGEGLDAAEQLRAPRGTKFIPFSQFPPKMERKDCCTYAMTPAMGVPESMQNVHSCENWLPRRVMSAWRVAGIVHALEGWSEDECGDTVLDLEKVWSAAIMHGFRPVAQL